One genomic region from Syngnathus typhle isolate RoL2023-S1 ecotype Sweden linkage group LG17, RoL_Styp_1.0, whole genome shotgun sequence encodes:
- the stat3 gene encoding signal transducer and activator of transcription 3 isoform X2: MAQWNQLQQLETRYLEQLYHLYSDSFPMELRQFLAPWIESQDWTFAANKESHATLVFHNLLGEIDQQYSRFLQENNVLYQHNLRRIKQHLQSKYLEKPMDIARIVARCLWEEQRLLQTATAAAQDGQAAHPTGTVVTEKQQILEHNLQDVRKRVQDMEQKMKMLENLQDEFDFNYKTLKSQGELNQDLNGNSQAAATRQKMAQLEQMLSTLDQLRRQIVTEMGGLLTAMDYVQKNLTDEELAEWKRRQQIACIGGPPNICLDRLETWITSLAESQLQIRQQIKKLEELQQKVSYKGDPIVQHRHALEEKIVDLFRNLMKSAFVVERQPCMPMHPDRPLVIKTGVQFTNKVRLLVKFAELNYQLKIKVCIDKESGDVAAIRGSRKFNILGTNTKVMNMEESNNGSLSAEFKHLTLREQRCGNGGRTNSDASLIVTEELHLITFETEVYHQGLKIDLETHSLPVVVISNICQMPNAWASILWYNMLTDQPKNVNFFTKPPVGTWDQVAEVLSWQFSSTTKRGLTIEQLTTLAEKLLGPSVNYSGCQFTWAKFCKENMAGKGFSFWVWLDNIIDLVKKYILALWNEGYIMGFISKERERAILSPKPPGTFLLRFSESSKEGGITFTWVEKDINGKTQIQSVEPYTKQQLNNMSFADIIMGYKIMDATNILVSPLVYLYPEIPKEEAFGKYCRPEAAPEPELGDSTSVIQPYLKTKFICVTPTNSGNTSDLFSLSLSPRTLDSLMPNEADGNPGHLESLTLDMDVASPMHVNTSNLV, from the exons ATGGCCCAGTGGAATCAGTTGCAGCAGCTGGAGACCAGGTATCTGGAGCAGCTCTACCACCTGTACAGCGACAGCTTCCCAATGGAGCTGCGGCAGTTCCTCGCACCCTGGATTGAAAGTCAGGACTG GACTTTCGCTGCCAACAAGGAGTCTCATGCCACCCTGGTGTTCCATAATCTCCTGGGCGAGATCGACCAGCAGTACAGCCGCTTCCTGCAGGAGAACAACGTCCTCTACCAGCACAACCTGCGGCGGATCAAGCAGCACCTGCAAAGCAAGTACCTAGAGAAACCCATGGACATCGCCCGCATCGTCGCCCGCTGCTTGtgggaggagcagcggctgctACAGACGGCCACTGCTGCCGCGCAG GATGGACAGGCCGCCCACCCGACTGGGACGGTGGTGACGGAGAAGCAGCAGATTCTGGAACACAACCTTCAAGATGTCAGGAAACGAGTCCAG GACATGGAACAAAAGATGAAGATGCTGGAGAACCTGCAGGATGAATTTGATTTCAACTACAAGACACTAAAAAGCCAAGGAG AGCTGAACCAGGACCTGAACGGGAATAGCCAGGCGGCAGCTACCAGGCAGAAAATGGCTCAGCTAGAGCAGATGCTGAGCACCCTGGACCAGCTCAGACGG caaattGTGACGGAGATGGGAGGCTTACTGACCGCAATGGACTACGTCCAGAAGAACCTGACAGACGAAGAACTGGCAGAATGGAAGCGACGACAACAAATTGCCTGCATCGGAGGGCCGCCAAACATCTGTCTGGACCGCCTCGAAACATG GATCACGTCCTTGGCCGAGTCCCAGCTCCAGATTCGACAGCAGATCAAGAAGCTGGAGGAGCTTCAACAGAAGGTGTCCTACAAGGGAGACCCCATCGTCCAGCACCGGCATGCCCTTGAGGAGAAGATTGTGGACTTGTTCAGAAACCTCATGAAGAG TGCATTTGTAGTGGAAAGACAACCGTGCATGCCCATGCACCCGGACAGACCACTGGTCATCAAAACAGGCGTGCAGTTCACAAACAAAGTCAG GCTACTTGTGAAGTTTGCCGAGCTCAACTACCAGCTGAAAATTAAAGTTTGCATTGACAA GGAGTCTGGAGACGTGGCTGCTATCAGAGG GTCCAGGAAGTTCAACATCCTCGGCACTAATACAAAAGTCATGAACATGGAAGAGTCCAACAATGGCAGCCTGTCGGCGGAGTTCAAACACTTG ACCCTCAGAGAGCAGCGGTGCGGGAACGGCGGACGCACCAACAGTGAC GCGTCTCTTATCGTCACCGAGGAGCTCCATCTGATCACTTTTGAGACTGAAGTCTATCACCAAGGCCTGAAGATCGATCTGGAG aCGCATTCGCTGCCGGTGGTGGTCATATCAAACATTTGCCAGATGCCAAACGCATGGGCGTCCATCTTGTGGTACAACATGCTCACCGACCAGCCCAAG AATGTGAACTTTTTCACCAAGCCGCCGGTGGGGACGTGGGACCAAGTGGCTGAAGTGCTCAGCTGGCAATTTTCGTCCACCACCAAAAGAGGCCTGACCATCGAGCAGCTCACCACACTGGCTGAGAAACTCTTAG GGCCGTCTGTCAACTACTCCGGCTGTCAGTTTACATGGGCCAAGTTCTGCAAG gaaAACATGGCCGGCAAAGGCTTTTCTTTCTGGGTGTGGCTGGATAACATCATTGATCTGGTCAAAAAATACATCCTGGCGCTGTGGAATGAGGG ATACATCATGGGCTTCATCAgcaaggagagagagagggccaTTCTCAGCCCCAAACCGCCGGGCACATTTCTCCTGCGCTTCAGCGAGAGCAGCAAGGAGGGCGGCATCACGTTCACGTGGGTCGAGAAGGACATCAACG GCAAGACTCAGATCCAGTCCGTGGAGCCGTACACCAAGCAGCAGCTCAACAACATGTCCTTCGCCGACATCATCATGGGTTACAAAATCATGGACGCCACCAACATTCTTGTTTCCCCCCTCGTGTACCTTTACCCCGAAATTCCAAAGGAGGAAGCTTTCGGGAAGTACTGCAGGCCGGAAGCGGCTCCTGAACCCGAGTTGGGAGACTCCACGAGCG TCATTCAGCCGTACTTGAAGACCAAGTTTATTTGCGTTACCCC cACAAACTCGGGCAACACCAGCGACCTTTTCTCCTTATCTCTGTCCCCGCGCACGCTGGACTCGCTGATGCCCAATGAAGCGGATGGTAATCCGGGACATCTGG AATCTTTGACTCTGGACATGGACGTCGCTTCTCCCATGCATGTGAACACGTCCAACTTGGTTTGA
- the stat3 gene encoding signal transducer and activator of transcription 3 isoform X1, with product MAQWNQLQQLETRYLEQLYHLYSDSFPMELRQFLAPWIESQDWTFAANKESHATLVFHNLLGEIDQQYSRFLQENNVLYQHNLRRIKQHLQSKYLEKPMDIARIVARCLWEEQRLLQTATAAAQDGQAAHPTGTVVTEKQQILEHNLQDVRKRVQDMEQKMKMLENLQDEFDFNYKTLKSQGELNQDLNGNSQAAATRQKMAQLEQMLSTLDQLRRQIVTEMGGLLTAMDYVQKNLTDEELAEWKRRQQIACIGGPPNICLDRLETWITSLAESQLQIRQQIKKLEELQQKVSYKGDPIVQHRHALEEKIVDLFRNLMKSAFVVERQPCMPMHPDRPLVIKTGVQFTNKVRLLVKFAELNYQLKIKVCIDKESGDVAAIRGSRKFNILGTNTKVMNMEESNNGSLSAEFKHLTLREQRCGNGGRTNSDASLIVTEELHLITFETEVYHQGLKIDLETHSLPVVVISNICQMPNAWASILWYNMLTDQPKNVNFFTKPPVGTWDQVAEVLSWQFSSTTKRGLTIEQLTTLAEKLLGPSVNYSGCQFTWAKFCKENMAGKGFSFWVWLDNIIDLVKKYILALWNEGYIMGFISKERERAILSPKPPGTFLLRFSESSKEGGITFTWVEKDINGKTQIQSVEPYTKQQLNNMSFADIIMGYKIMDATNILVSPLVYLYPEIPKEEAFGKYCRPEAAPEPELGDSTSVIQPYLKTKFICVTPCPSVFMDFPDSELLGNGFAGTNSGNTSDLFSLSLSPRTLDSLMPNEADGNPGHLESLTLDMDVASPMHVNTSNLV from the exons ATGGCCCAGTGGAATCAGTTGCAGCAGCTGGAGACCAGGTATCTGGAGCAGCTCTACCACCTGTACAGCGACAGCTTCCCAATGGAGCTGCGGCAGTTCCTCGCACCCTGGATTGAAAGTCAGGACTG GACTTTCGCTGCCAACAAGGAGTCTCATGCCACCCTGGTGTTCCATAATCTCCTGGGCGAGATCGACCAGCAGTACAGCCGCTTCCTGCAGGAGAACAACGTCCTCTACCAGCACAACCTGCGGCGGATCAAGCAGCACCTGCAAAGCAAGTACCTAGAGAAACCCATGGACATCGCCCGCATCGTCGCCCGCTGCTTGtgggaggagcagcggctgctACAGACGGCCACTGCTGCCGCGCAG GATGGACAGGCCGCCCACCCGACTGGGACGGTGGTGACGGAGAAGCAGCAGATTCTGGAACACAACCTTCAAGATGTCAGGAAACGAGTCCAG GACATGGAACAAAAGATGAAGATGCTGGAGAACCTGCAGGATGAATTTGATTTCAACTACAAGACACTAAAAAGCCAAGGAG AGCTGAACCAGGACCTGAACGGGAATAGCCAGGCGGCAGCTACCAGGCAGAAAATGGCTCAGCTAGAGCAGATGCTGAGCACCCTGGACCAGCTCAGACGG caaattGTGACGGAGATGGGAGGCTTACTGACCGCAATGGACTACGTCCAGAAGAACCTGACAGACGAAGAACTGGCAGAATGGAAGCGACGACAACAAATTGCCTGCATCGGAGGGCCGCCAAACATCTGTCTGGACCGCCTCGAAACATG GATCACGTCCTTGGCCGAGTCCCAGCTCCAGATTCGACAGCAGATCAAGAAGCTGGAGGAGCTTCAACAGAAGGTGTCCTACAAGGGAGACCCCATCGTCCAGCACCGGCATGCCCTTGAGGAGAAGATTGTGGACTTGTTCAGAAACCTCATGAAGAG TGCATTTGTAGTGGAAAGACAACCGTGCATGCCCATGCACCCGGACAGACCACTGGTCATCAAAACAGGCGTGCAGTTCACAAACAAAGTCAG GCTACTTGTGAAGTTTGCCGAGCTCAACTACCAGCTGAAAATTAAAGTTTGCATTGACAA GGAGTCTGGAGACGTGGCTGCTATCAGAGG GTCCAGGAAGTTCAACATCCTCGGCACTAATACAAAAGTCATGAACATGGAAGAGTCCAACAATGGCAGCCTGTCGGCGGAGTTCAAACACTTG ACCCTCAGAGAGCAGCGGTGCGGGAACGGCGGACGCACCAACAGTGAC GCGTCTCTTATCGTCACCGAGGAGCTCCATCTGATCACTTTTGAGACTGAAGTCTATCACCAAGGCCTGAAGATCGATCTGGAG aCGCATTCGCTGCCGGTGGTGGTCATATCAAACATTTGCCAGATGCCAAACGCATGGGCGTCCATCTTGTGGTACAACATGCTCACCGACCAGCCCAAG AATGTGAACTTTTTCACCAAGCCGCCGGTGGGGACGTGGGACCAAGTGGCTGAAGTGCTCAGCTGGCAATTTTCGTCCACCACCAAAAGAGGCCTGACCATCGAGCAGCTCACCACACTGGCTGAGAAACTCTTAG GGCCGTCTGTCAACTACTCCGGCTGTCAGTTTACATGGGCCAAGTTCTGCAAG gaaAACATGGCCGGCAAAGGCTTTTCTTTCTGGGTGTGGCTGGATAACATCATTGATCTGGTCAAAAAATACATCCTGGCGCTGTGGAATGAGGG ATACATCATGGGCTTCATCAgcaaggagagagagagggccaTTCTCAGCCCCAAACCGCCGGGCACATTTCTCCTGCGCTTCAGCGAGAGCAGCAAGGAGGGCGGCATCACGTTCACGTGGGTCGAGAAGGACATCAACG GCAAGACTCAGATCCAGTCCGTGGAGCCGTACACCAAGCAGCAGCTCAACAACATGTCCTTCGCCGACATCATCATGGGTTACAAAATCATGGACGCCACCAACATTCTTGTTTCCCCCCTCGTGTACCTTTACCCCGAAATTCCAAAGGAGGAAGCTTTCGGGAAGTACTGCAGGCCGGAAGCGGCTCCTGAACCCGAGTTGGGAGACTCCACGAGCG TCATTCAGCCGTACTTGAAGACCAAGTTTATTTGCGTTACCCC GTGTCCCTCCGTGTTCATGGACTTTCCGGACAGTGAGCTGCTTGGGAACGGATTCGCGGG cACAAACTCGGGCAACACCAGCGACCTTTTCTCCTTATCTCTGTCCCCGCGCACGCTGGACTCGCTGATGCCCAATGAAGCGGATGGTAATCCGGGACATCTGG AATCTTTGACTCTGGACATGGACGTCGCTTCTCCCATGCATGTGAACACGTCCAACTTGGTTTGA